In Candidatus Hydrogenedentota bacterium, a genomic segment contains:
- the plsX gene encoding phosphate acyltransferase PlsX, with protein MRIAVDAFGSDGAPEVEVEGAVRASLESEVEIILTGDAAVLEECLKAYPKRGNLRVVHASERITMGDSPVVAVRRKKDSSLSVALRLVRDHQADAAVSAGNTGAVMIAARTILGPLKGVARAAICQALPTATGRVAVLDLGANVDCTARHLCEFAEMGIAYSHYTLGVESPRVGLLNIGEEAQKGTQVAKEVHQRLSAAPHVNFIGNIEPRAIFAGEADVAVCDGFVGNLFLKTSEAAGMFLGKMIREQFESSSMSKMGALLARKALKAIKQRVDPNEYPGAPLLGVNGIVIILHGSSTPAGLANAIRGAGAAFANQLNEHIRENIEELREVEREMRPPDGTARAS; from the coding sequence GTGCGTATTGCCGTTGATGCCTTCGGGTCCGACGGCGCTCCCGAAGTGGAAGTGGAAGGCGCGGTGCGGGCCAGCCTCGAGAGCGAGGTGGAAATCATACTGACCGGCGACGCAGCCGTGCTCGAGGAATGCCTCAAGGCGTACCCCAAGCGCGGCAACCTTCGCGTCGTGCATGCTTCCGAGCGCATTACGATGGGCGATTCGCCCGTCGTTGCCGTCCGCCGCAAGAAAGACTCGTCTCTGTCAGTGGCGTTGCGCCTCGTGCGCGACCACCAGGCCGACGCCGCGGTCAGCGCGGGCAACACGGGCGCCGTCATGATCGCGGCGCGCACCATTCTCGGTCCGCTCAAGGGCGTGGCGCGCGCGGCCATCTGCCAGGCGCTGCCGACCGCCACGGGCCGCGTCGCCGTGCTCGATCTTGGCGCAAACGTCGACTGCACGGCGCGGCACCTCTGCGAGTTCGCCGAAATGGGCATCGCCTATTCCCATTACACGCTGGGCGTCGAAAGCCCGCGCGTCGGCCTGCTCAACATCGGCGAGGAGGCGCAGAAAGGCACGCAGGTCGCCAAGGAAGTGCACCAGCGGCTCTCCGCCGCGCCGCACGTCAATTTCATCGGCAATATCGAGCCGCGCGCCATCTTCGCGGGCGAGGCCGACGTCGCCGTGTGCGACGGGTTCGTGGGCAATCTGTTCCTCAAGACCAGCGAAGCGGCCGGCATGTTCCTCGGCAAGATGATCCGCGAGCAGTTCGAGAGTTCGTCCATGAGCAAGATGGGCGCGCTGCTCGCGCGCAAGGCGCTCAAGGCCATCAAGCAGCGCGTGGACCCGAACGAATACCCCGGCGCGCCGCTCCTGGGCGTCAACGGCATCGTCATCATCCTGCACGGCTCGTCCACGCCGGCCGGTTTGGCGAACGCCATCCGCGGCGCGGGCGCCGCGTTCGCCAACCAGCTCAACGAGCACATCCGCGAGAATATCGAGGAACTGCGGGAAGTCGAGCGCGAAATGCGCCCGCCCGACGGGACCGCGCGAGCGTCATGA
- the fabG gene encoding 3-oxoacyl-[acyl-carrier-protein] reductase, with protein MNRFEDKIALITGGTRGIGLACAQIFAAEGARVALCGRDADRAARAAASIGDRARGYACDVADSAAVDRLVAAVRADLGPVAILVNNAGLTRDGLLARMKDEDWDAVVRAGLNGAFYTCRAAARDMLKQRYGRIVNVASVVALHGQAGQANYCAAKAGLIGFTKAYAREVASRNITVNAVVPGYIRTEMTAHLGEDAVRRILEQVPLGRVGAPEDVARAVAFLTSEDAAYITGAVLSIDGGLGM; from the coding sequence ATGAACCGCTTTGAAGACAAAATCGCCCTGATCACCGGCGGCACGCGCGGCATCGGCCTCGCCTGCGCGCAAATATTCGCCGCGGAAGGCGCCAGGGTCGCCCTCTGCGGCCGCGACGCGGACCGCGCGGCCCGGGCCGCCGCGAGCATCGGCGACCGCGCGCGCGGCTACGCCTGCGACGTCGCCGACAGCGCCGCCGTCGACCGGCTCGTCGCCGCCGTCCGCGCCGACCTTGGCCCCGTAGCGATACTCGTGAACAACGCCGGGCTCACCCGCGACGGGCTGCTCGCCCGCATGAAGGACGAGGACTGGGACGCCGTGGTCCGCGCCGGCCTCAACGGCGCGTTCTACACGTGCCGCGCCGCCGCGCGCGACATGCTCAAACAGCGCTACGGGCGTATCGTCAACGTCGCGTCCGTCGTCGCGCTGCACGGCCAGGCGGGCCAGGCCAACTACTGCGCCGCCAAGGCCGGCCTCATCGGCTTCACCAAGGCTTACGCGCGCGAGGTCGCCTCGCGCAACATCACCGTCAACGCCGTCGTCCCCGGCTACATCCGGACCGAAATGACCGCGCACCTCGGCGAAGACGCCGTCCGGCGCATCCTGGAACAAGTGCCCCTCGGCCGCGTGGGCGCGCCCGAAGACGTCGCGCGCGCCGTCGCCTTCCTCACGTCCGAAGACGCCGCCTACATCACCGGCGCCGTCCTCTCCATCGACGGCGGCCTCGGCATGTAA
- the rpmF gene encoding 50S ribosomal protein L32 has product MESVPVPKRKTARTKRDMRRSHHALRAPQTTECPSCGERIPTHRVCPKCSHYKDRLAVSSKGD; this is encoded by the coding sequence ATTGAATCCGTGCCGGTACCAAAACGAAAAACCGCCAGAACGAAACGCGATATGCGCCGCTCCCACCATGCGCTGCGCGCCCCCCAGACCACCGAGTGCCCGAGTTGCGGCGAACGGATTCCCACGCATCGCGTGTGCCCGAAATGCAGTCACTACAAGGACAGGCTCGCCGTCTCGTCCAAGGGTGACTGA
- the larA gene encoding nickel-dependent lactate racemase encodes MRIAMPYDESAQEAALDWARNLGVLDVTDVPPVSGVTRAAREAFRRPIGMQHAAFDGIRPGAEVVIVVSDSFRKTRIHEILPAMLEELEQAGARERDISFLYSTGSHRPPTGDEQRAILGEAVYDRFQGRAYAHDPADKENLVFLGRTSRGTPVSLNRRLVEADHVIVTGTVVLHYFGGFGGGRKSLVPGLAGLDTIAHNHALNLHPTENRLNPDVRIGVLEGNPVAEDMLEGARLCRVDCIVNTVLNRAGAIAGLYVGELDAAFRAAARFARDLYAVPIEERADLVIASAGSARNFVQCHKALFNAYQAVKPGGHIVFLAAAPEGFGGNKFAQWLRLGSRDAIIAELRKNAEINGQTALSTLEKAAATTFVTRLSDEEVRWMGGRKAATLAEALEQVRADLANAGVDSPACYLMPSAAYTVPWPHLRADV; translated from the coding sequence ATGCGTATCGCGATGCCCTATGACGAGAGCGCACAGGAAGCCGCGCTGGATTGGGCCCGCAACCTGGGCGTACTCGACGTGACGGACGTGCCGCCCGTGTCGGGCGTCACGCGCGCCGCGCGCGAGGCCTTCCGGCGTCCCATCGGCATGCAGCATGCCGCGTTCGACGGCATCCGGCCCGGCGCGGAGGTTGTCATCGTCGTCTCGGACTCTTTCCGCAAGACCCGCATCCACGAGATATTACCGGCGATGCTTGAAGAGCTGGAACAGGCCGGCGCGAGAGAGCGCGACATCTCGTTCCTGTACTCGACCGGCTCGCACCGCCCCCCAACAGGCGACGAACAGCGGGCCATCCTGGGCGAGGCGGTCTATGACCGGTTCCAGGGGCGCGCGTATGCTCATGACCCGGCGGACAAGGAAAACCTCGTCTTCCTGGGCCGCACTTCGCGGGGCACGCCCGTCTCGTTGAATCGCCGGCTTGTCGAGGCGGACCACGTCATCGTCACGGGGACGGTCGTCCTCCACTATTTTGGGGGATTCGGCGGCGGGCGAAAGTCCCTTGTGCCCGGTCTGGCGGGGCTCGATACCATCGCGCACAACCACGCCTTGAATCTGCACCCCACGGAGAACCGGCTGAACCCGGACGTGCGCATCGGCGTGCTCGAGGGCAACCCCGTGGCGGAGGACATGCTCGAGGGGGCGCGCCTGTGTCGCGTGGATTGCATTGTCAATACCGTGCTGAACCGGGCCGGCGCCATTGCGGGGCTGTATGTCGGGGAACTGGATGCGGCGTTCCGCGCCGCGGCCCGGTTCGCGCGGGACCTCTACGCCGTGCCCATCGAAGAGCGGGCGGACCTCGTGATCGCGAGCGCGGGCAGCGCGAGAAACTTCGTCCAGTGCCACAAGGCGCTCTTCAACGCCTATCAGGCCGTCAAACCCGGCGGCCATATCGTTTTCCTGGCCGCCGCGCCCGAAGGATTCGGCGGCAACAAATTCGCGCAATGGCTGCGCCTGGGTTCCCGCGACGCCATCATCGCCGAATTGCGCAAGAATGCGGAAATCAACGGGCAGACGGCCTTGTCCACCCTGGAAAAAGCCGCCGCAACCACCTTCGTGACGCGGCTCTCCGATGAGGAGGTGCGGTGGATGGGCGGCCGCAAGGCCGCGACGCTCGCCGAGGCCCTCGAGCAAGTGCGGGCGGACCTCGCCAATGCCGGGGTTGACAGCCCGGCCTGTTACCTCATGCCCTCCGCCGCTTACACCGTGCCCTGGCCGCATTTGCGCGCGGATGTTTGA
- the fabD gene encoding ACP S-malonyltransferase has protein sequence MSLFLFPGQGSQRPGMGADFFERSPAARAVFDEATPLLPDGFFDTVFSGAQDRLNDTRIAQPALLAVEVAVSRHLEARGVRPAGCAGHSLGEIPALAVAGTLRFADALGLVLERARAMSENVPEGGMAAVMGLDADAIEAALPEGASVANYNGPAQTIITGTKAALAAAAALLKEAGAKRVVPLRVSGPFHSPLMRPAVERLRAVLDGMPLEPPRIRFISSVSGQEEDDPERIRTLLAEQVASPVRWTDVMRRARTGPVIEIGPGGVLKGLAKRIDGAPEVLPAGTLEEVDALAEHRPA, from the coding sequence ATGAGCCTGTTCCTCTTCCCAGGACAGGGCAGCCAGCGGCCGGGCATGGGCGCCGACTTTTTCGAGCGCTCGCCCGCCGCGCGCGCCGTCTTCGACGAGGCGACGCCCCTGTTGCCCGACGGGTTCTTCGACACCGTCTTCTCCGGCGCGCAGGACCGGCTCAACGACACGCGCATCGCGCAGCCCGCGCTCCTGGCCGTCGAGGTTGCGGTCTCGCGCCATCTCGAAGCGCGCGGCGTGCGGCCTGCCGGCTGCGCGGGGCACAGCCTCGGCGAAATCCCCGCGCTCGCCGTTGCGGGAACGTTGCGCTTCGCCGATGCGCTCGGCCTGGTGCTCGAACGGGCGCGCGCCATGAGCGAAAACGTGCCCGAAGGCGGCATGGCCGCCGTTATGGGGCTCGACGCGGACGCCATCGAGGCCGCGCTGCCCGAGGGCGCATCCGTGGCCAACTACAACGGCCCGGCGCAGACGATCATCACCGGCACGAAGGCCGCGCTCGCCGCCGCTGCGGCGCTGCTGAAGGAGGCGGGCGCGAAGCGCGTCGTGCCGCTCCGGGTTTCCGGCCCGTTCCACTCGCCGCTGATGCGGCCCGCCGTCGAGCGCCTGCGCGCGGTCCTTGACGGGATGCCCCTCGAACCGCCGCGCATCCGTTTCATCAGTTCCGTCAGCGGGCAGGAGGAAGACGACCCGGAACGCATCCGGACGCTGCTTGCCGAACAGGTGGCGTCCCCGGTACGCTGGACCGACGTGATGCGCCGCGCGCGCACGGGCCCGGTCATCGAGATCGGCCCCGGCGGGGTGCTCAAGGGTCTCGCCAAGCGCATCGACGGCGCGCCGGAGGTACTGCCCGCGGGCACACTCGAGGAGGTGGACGCCCTTGCGGAACATCGCCCTGCATAG
- a CDS encoding helicase-associated domain-containing protein, giving the protein MRHGASLLVSLEGMSRAAFRIANELAGNSKSGLTSRFLSKKLDIPEEEVEYLLDVNHRLLFTDLTKVKLVSEGHNIVRRINEGLENRGDVPALVRRIKSLDAHDFRRLEEQLGLGQPVAKKTAAEELIQRFYEHPDSIVTYVATRGFSDTAREVFDIVWQSKEGLMPVAKIRAAHGGTEFEVEQALWELFRGLALFEIFRFDAEDRLLRAAGLLAEIRQWREASSRKNAKKSRPKPARATPVRAQLQQLGLSDAICQIVAALAARPARLRGDGDLFREDRRRLGEIVPEDAEPSLNTCLWAAQGVGWLVRVDDTLRAGELDALLPLDRVSRHRILYEWLVSQGDEALSRKLLVSFLDDLRAGVWYDVVEFVEFALQSNEESAQPVLRQKGAQWQYMSPSVSGHWESRLTRSLEETFFWLGIVDRAEEGGSSLFRITELGELLLTNGEPIRLRDAFPPRKCEFIVQPNFEIVVPTEEMDPLLTAPLDQFATRLSTGQATVYQVTKESFTQAIQEGHDGDAFVNFLMTYNRGGALPLNVMTTLEDWRGAMKRVKLRTLHVLESDDPLVIADLMHRRRLRKFFEVPDPKQVVIYNGITRAELSKELEKDGFIVE; this is encoded by the coding sequence ATGCGGCATGGCGCGAGTCTGTTGGTCTCCCTCGAGGGGATGAGCCGCGCGGCGTTTCGCATTGCGAACGAACTCGCCGGGAACAGCAAGTCGGGACTTACGTCGCGCTTTCTCTCGAAGAAGCTCGACATCCCGGAGGAGGAGGTGGAATATCTCCTCGACGTCAATCATCGCCTGCTGTTCACCGACCTGACTAAGGTCAAACTGGTCTCGGAAGGCCACAACATCGTCCGGCGCATAAACGAAGGGCTCGAAAACCGCGGCGACGTGCCCGCCCTCGTGCGCAGAATCAAGAGCCTGGACGCCCATGATTTCCGGCGCCTGGAGGAGCAGCTCGGTCTCGGCCAGCCCGTGGCCAAGAAGACCGCCGCGGAGGAACTGATCCAGCGCTTCTACGAGCATCCGGATTCGATCGTGACGTATGTCGCGACGCGCGGGTTTTCCGACACGGCGCGCGAGGTCTTCGACATTGTCTGGCAGTCGAAGGAAGGGTTGATGCCGGTGGCGAAGATTCGCGCGGCGCACGGCGGCACGGAATTCGAAGTCGAGCAGGCGCTGTGGGAGTTGTTCCGCGGCCTGGCGCTCTTCGAGATATTCCGGTTCGACGCGGAAGACCGGCTGCTGCGCGCCGCGGGGCTGCTCGCGGAGATTCGCCAGTGGCGCGAGGCGTCCTCGCGCAAGAATGCCAAGAAGAGCAGGCCGAAGCCCGCGCGCGCGACGCCCGTGCGGGCGCAGTTGCAGCAGCTTGGCCTTTCCGACGCGATTTGCCAGATCGTCGCGGCGCTGGCCGCGCGCCCCGCCCGGTTGCGCGGCGACGGCGACCTCTTCCGTGAGGACCGACGCCGGCTCGGCGAGATCGTGCCTGAGGACGCGGAGCCGTCGCTGAACACGTGTCTGTGGGCGGCGCAGGGCGTGGGCTGGCTGGTGCGGGTCGACGACACCCTGCGAGCGGGTGAACTCGACGCGTTGTTGCCGCTTGACCGCGTGAGCCGCCATCGCATCCTGTACGAGTGGCTCGTGTCGCAGGGCGACGAGGCGCTGTCCCGCAAGCTGCTGGTCTCCTTCCTCGATGACCTGCGGGCCGGCGTCTGGTACGACGTTGTCGAATTTGTCGAGTTCGCGCTCCAGTCCAATGAGGAAAGCGCCCAGCCGGTGTTGCGCCAGAAAGGCGCGCAGTGGCAGTACATGAGCCCCAGTGTCTCCGGGCACTGGGAAAGCCGGCTCACCCGCTCGCTTGAGGAAACGTTCTTCTGGCTTGGCATCGTCGACCGTGCGGAAGAAGGCGGCTCAAGCCTGTTCCGGATCACGGAACTGGGCGAATTGCTTCTGACGAACGGCGAGCCCATCCGGCTGCGCGACGCGTTTCCGCCGCGCAAATGCGAATTCATCGTGCAACCCAACTTCGAGATCGTGGTGCCCACCGAAGAGATGGACCCGCTGCTCACCGCCCCTTTGGACCAGTTCGCCACGCGCTTGAGCACGGGCCAGGCTACCGTCTATCAGGTGACGAAGGAATCCTTCACGCAGGCGATCCAGGAAGGGCATGACGGCGACGCGTTCGTCAACTTTTTGATGACCTATAATCGGGGCGGTGCGCTGCCCCTCAACGTCATGACTACCTTGGAGGACTGGCGCGGCGCCATGAAACGCGTGAAGTTGCGCACCTTGCACGTGCTCGAGTCGGACGACCCGCTGGTCATTGCCGACCTCATGCACCGTCGCCGTCTCCGCAAGTTCTTCGAAGTGCCGGACCCGAAACAAGTGGTCATCTACAACGGCATCACGCGCGCCGAATTGTCCAAAGAGCTCGAGAAAGACGGCTTCATCGTCGAGTAG
- a CDS encoding DUF177 domain-containing protein encodes MDSLKIPLSAITEYGVPVDAAVKVAALRPEGAEPLPMAAVRVAVTATLVSGQVLVRGRLQGVYVHACDRCLEEAQWPLNLEVLWCFSESAPPARAAERGEVEVLPDEPDLPRPIAGNEVDLAAAVWEELVLAAPLKYVCDAACRGLCPQCGVNWNRAACACGCVEKDTNGERKAFAKLADLFRDTIERPTED; translated from the coding sequence TTGGACTCGCTCAAGATTCCTCTCAGCGCCATTACGGAGTACGGTGTGCCTGTTGACGCCGCCGTGAAGGTGGCGGCATTGCGCCCCGAGGGCGCGGAGCCGCTGCCGATGGCCGCGGTGCGCGTGGCGGTAACGGCGACGCTGGTCAGCGGACAAGTGCTTGTGCGGGGACGGCTCCAAGGGGTCTACGTGCACGCCTGCGACCGGTGTCTCGAAGAAGCGCAGTGGCCGTTGAATCTGGAAGTGCTGTGGTGCTTCAGCGAGAGCGCGCCCCCGGCGCGGGCCGCGGAGCGCGGCGAGGTCGAGGTTTTGCCCGACGAGCCGGATTTGCCCCGGCCCATCGCCGGCAACGAGGTCGACCTTGCGGCCGCGGTGTGGGAGGAACTGGTCCTCGCCGCGCCGCTGAAATACGTGTGCGACGCCGCGTGCCGGGGCCTGTGCCCCCAGTGCGGCGTTAACTGGAACCGGGCCGCTTGCGCGTGCGGCTGCGTTGAAAAGGATACAAACGGCGAACGCAAGGCGTTCGCGAAACTTGCGGACCTGTTCAGGGATACTATTGAGCGTCCAACGGAGGATTGA
- a CDS encoding PilZ domain-containing protein: MRRCLIMALWSGSALVLAHPAAADDPLWRIEDVSTWGGGLYWLVWPILAVLALAFVLEGARRYRQHRADLREQWRAVRRIAEERELSGNEWDLLASLLRRFAPRRPLRALTEYRSFDACAAREIQELARTGGAQAVEARGAALRELRVRLGLDYVPFGRQIQSTRELCAGQILWVARDISSPQWHSMRVAGVDEARFRAEPADEAAPPGFKPGELLRCRMWRDEDARYLFTARLVRIDASANQWVFEHAQELKRVQSRAHYRIRYDQTAAVSVLQAHEEDDYTDLGQRPVLAVLRGRITSLSGGGLAVIVEEALQPSAILRTTLELAGAPPLEVSVRLVSVAPLTRGRHLARGAFVGIAEETRDDITRFVFRQQQLRAAETGGKEAPQ; the protein is encoded by the coding sequence ATGCGGCGTTGCCTGATCATGGCGCTGTGGAGTGGTTCGGCGCTGGTGCTTGCGCACCCAGCGGCCGCGGATGATCCGCTTTGGCGCATCGAGGATGTCAGCACCTGGGGCGGCGGGCTCTACTGGCTGGTGTGGCCGATTCTCGCCGTTTTGGCCCTCGCTTTTGTCTTGGAGGGCGCGCGCCGTTACCGGCAGCACCGGGCTGACCTGCGCGAACAGTGGCGGGCCGTGCGCCGGATCGCGGAAGAGCGGGAACTGTCCGGCAACGAGTGGGACCTGCTCGCATCGCTGCTGCGCCGGTTTGCGCCGCGCCGCCCGCTGCGGGCGCTCACGGAGTACCGCAGCTTCGACGCCTGCGCCGCCCGCGAGATACAGGAACTGGCGCGCACCGGCGGCGCGCAGGCCGTCGAAGCCCGGGGCGCCGCCCTGCGTGAACTGCGCGTGCGGCTGGGGCTGGATTATGTGCCTTTTGGCCGACAAATACAGTCCACGCGCGAACTCTGCGCCGGGCAGATCCTCTGGGTGGCGCGGGACATCAGCAGCCCGCAATGGCACAGCATGCGCGTGGCCGGCGTCGACGAAGCGCGGTTCCGCGCCGAACCCGCGGACGAAGCCGCGCCGCCCGGCTTCAAGCCGGGCGAACTGTTGCGGTGCCGCATGTGGCGCGACGAGGACGCGCGCTACCTCTTTACCGCCAGGCTGGTCCGGATCGACGCAAGCGCCAACCAGTGGGTTTTTGAACACGCGCAGGAACTCAAGCGCGTGCAATCGCGCGCGCACTATCGCATCCGGTACGACCAGACGGCCGCCGTTTCGGTGTTGCAGGCGCATGAAGAAGACGACTACACGGACTTGGGGCAGCGCCCCGTGCTCGCGGTACTGCGCGGCCGCATCACCAGCCTCAGCGGCGGCGGCCTCGCCGTTATTGTGGAGGAAGCGCTGCAACCGTCCGCGATACTGCGCACGACGCTTGAACTCGCCGGCGCGCCGCCGCTCGAAGTGTCCGTGCGGCTGGTCAGCGTGGCGCCCTTGACGCGGGGCCGGCACCTGGCGCGCGGCGCGTTCGTGGGCATCGCGGAAGAAACGCGGGATGACATCACGCGGTTTGTCTTCCGCCAGCAGCAATTGCGCGCCGCGGAGACGGGGGGCAAGGAAGCGCCCCAATGA
- a CDS encoding FHA domain-containing protein, whose protein sequence is MPQVIIEQPGVPPMTVPLCKEETRFGRSEDSDVVLVADEVSRHHAKICLKNDKPILVDLKSLNGTYVNRQRIVERVLAHMDEIWFGSKCRLVFRDDTQLGRKTSLTPPEESQLLRNMDKIRAEMDRVGSSMTMIGTRTPVHIQEKTAAVPPLNSEEVVKMGRAYRRLAALHRAGQVMASNFELNARLSSLLDIALEVMEAERGFVMLREEGTTNLTVKVARGMGRDLEASSPSMGIAGRAAIDGEPVLMADRSTDREFGMRESIIRNQIRSAMCVPLRIHDRVLGSIYVDTTQTAGSFGEEDLELFQSLANQSALAIDNVRLHQQVVAAEKKRENLGRFLSPAIVDKIINEESRLELGGRKQRVTTMFCDIRGSSKIAEQLQPHELVQLLNEHFTAMTEIVFAHHGTLDKYIGDELMAVFGSPICASDDCLRAIRAALAIQRRNAELNAQRAQDGRVPLDLGIGIDTGEVIAGYVGSPQRMEFTVVGDRVNTAKRFCDMAGAGKVVVGQELWDEIKGLVVSYPIGSVMLKGKAQPVNAYEIAGLKE, encoded by the coding sequence ATGCCTCAAGTCATCATCGAGCAGCCGGGCGTGCCGCCCATGACGGTGCCCCTCTGCAAGGAGGAGACCCGTTTCGGCCGCTCGGAGGACAGCGACGTGGTCCTCGTCGCGGACGAGGTGTCGCGGCACCACGCCAAGATCTGCTTGAAAAATGACAAGCCGATACTGGTGGACCTCAAGAGCCTGAACGGCACCTACGTGAACCGGCAGCGTATCGTCGAGCGTGTGCTTGCCCACATGGACGAAATCTGGTTTGGCAGCAAGTGCCGCCTTGTTTTCCGCGACGACACCCAACTCGGCCGCAAGACGTCGCTCACCCCGCCGGAAGAATCGCAATTGCTGCGGAACATGGACAAGATCCGCGCGGAGATGGACCGCGTCGGCAGCAGCATGACCATGATCGGGACGCGCACGCCGGTCCACATCCAGGAAAAGACGGCCGCCGTCCCGCCCTTGAATTCGGAAGAAGTGGTAAAGATGGGGCGCGCATACCGGCGTCTCGCGGCCCTCCACCGCGCCGGTCAGGTCATGGCCTCGAATTTCGAGCTGAACGCCCGCCTCTCGAGCCTGCTCGACATCGCCCTGGAGGTCATGGAGGCCGAACGCGGTTTCGTCATGCTGCGGGAGGAAGGCACCACCAATCTTACCGTGAAGGTGGCGCGCGGCATGGGGCGCGACCTCGAAGCCAGTTCCCCCAGCATGGGCATCGCGGGCCGCGCGGCCATTGACGGCGAGCCCGTGCTCATGGCCGACCGCTCGACGGACCGCGAATTCGGCATGCGCGAGAGCATCATCCGCAATCAGATTCGCAGTGCCATGTGCGTGCCGCTGCGCATTCACGACCGCGTGCTCGGCTCCATCTACGTCGACACGACCCAAACGGCCGGTTCTTTCGGCGAGGAAGACCTCGAACTGTTTCAGTCGCTGGCCAATCAATCGGCCCTCGCCATTGACAATGTCCGCCTGCACCAGCAGGTGGTGGCAGCGGAAAAGAAACGGGAAAACCTCGGCCGGTTCCTCTCGCCCGCGATTGTCGACAAGATTATCAACGAGGAAAGCCGGCTGGAACTGGGCGGGCGCAAACAGCGCGTTACTACGATGTTTTGCGACATCCGCGGCTCGAGCAAGATCGCCGAACAATTGCAGCCGCACGAACTCGTGCAACTCCTGAACGAGCACTTCACGGCCATGACCGAGATTGTCTTCGCCCATCACGGCACTCTCGACAAGTATATCGGCGACGAATTGATGGCCGTGTTCGGATCGCCCATCTGCGCCTCGGATGATTGCCTGCGCGCCATCCGCGCCGCACTCGCCATACAGCGGCGCAACGCCGAACTGAACGCGCAACGCGCGCAGGACGGGCGCGTCCCGCTCGACCTTGGCATTGGCATCGATACGGGCGAAGTCATCGCGGGTTATGTAGGCTCGCCACAGCGCATGGAGTTTACCGTCGTCGGGGACCGCGTCAACACAGCGAAACGGTTCTGCGACATGGCCGGCGCCGGCAAGGTGGTCGTGGGACAGGAGCTGTGGGATGAAATCAAGGGCCTTGTCGTGTCCTATCCCATCGGCTCGGTCATGCTCAAGGGGAAAGCCCAGCCCGTGAACGCCTACGAGATTGCCGGCCTGAAAGAGTAA
- a CDS encoding MotA/TolQ/ExbB proton channel family protein, producing the protein MFDTLELLKQGGWTMVPLGLCSVAAGAIIIERAFALRRRNVLDARVLRAINAYTDGAPPETVANACRDGKSPLARIIVETLQTRDLDYHQAIEKMHAAGRLQVGSLERGLTVLEIIAAVSPLLGLLGTVLGMVTVFNAISAAGLGDPNVLSAGISKALITTVAGLCIAIPALAFHGLYMKRAEDLATEMQDRATEFIVRLHAPGNGR; encoded by the coding sequence ATGTTTGACACACTGGAATTGCTGAAGCAGGGCGGCTGGACCATGGTCCCGCTGGGGCTGTGTTCCGTGGCGGCCGGGGCAATCATCATCGAGCGGGCGTTTGCGTTGCGGCGGCGCAACGTGCTGGACGCGCGCGTGCTTCGCGCTATAAATGCGTACACGGACGGCGCGCCGCCGGAGACGGTGGCGAACGCGTGCCGGGACGGGAAAAGCCCTCTTGCGCGCATCATCGTCGAGACGCTTCAAACACGCGACCTCGACTACCATCAGGCCATCGAGAAAATGCACGCCGCGGGCCGGCTCCAGGTTGGCAGTCTCGAGCGGGGACTTACCGTCCTGGAAATCATCGCCGCGGTCAGTCCGCTGCTCGGCCTGCTCGGAACCGTGCTCGGCATGGTGACGGTGTTCAACGCGATATCGGCGGCGGGGCTCGGCGACCCGAACGTGCTGTCGGCGGGCATCTCAAAAGCCCTGATTACGACCGTGGCCGGGCTGTGCATCGCGATACCGGCGCTCGCGTTTCACGGTCTGTACATGAAACGGGCCGAAGACCTTGCCACGGAAATGCAGGACCGCGCCACGGAGTTTATCGTGCGGCTGCACGCGCCGGGCAACGGACGGTGA